The following are from one region of the Algiphilus sp. genome:
- the argA gene encoding amino-acid N-acetyltransferase, which translates to MDAEAPPHSFVTALRAAAPYVHAHHGRVFVLCFGGEAAAASDFDALIYDIALLHSLGVKLVLVHGARPQISDEITRAGLEARYHGNLRITDRPTLDCVTRAVGALRTDIEARLSTSLASTPMGGARLRTAGGNWVTARPVGVRDGVDLEHTGEVRRVDAATIYEALSARHVVLLSPIGYSPTGEVFNLRAEDVATATACALGADKLVFVTPGEPRAWPLAEIAGDAGQIPASEASALLADNSRRLAPLDADYIRSAVTACAAGVARVHLIGHAEDGAVLRELYTRDGAGLFVHADDAYETTRSAGIDDIGGILGLIAPLEAAGALVPRSREQLELEIEHFVVTTRDGLVIACAALLPLAGAKAAELACVAVHPDYRGGKRAESLLGHLEMRARRQGIAEIFALTTHTPHWFIEHGFRKTTRDELPVARRDLYNYQRNSLVLVKTLSS; encoded by the coding sequence ATGGACGCCGAGGCCCCACCCCACAGTTTCGTCACCGCACTGCGCGCGGCAGCGCCGTACGTGCATGCGCACCACGGGCGGGTGTTCGTGCTCTGCTTCGGCGGCGAGGCGGCTGCGGCCAGCGACTTCGACGCGCTGATCTACGACATCGCGCTGCTGCACAGCCTCGGCGTCAAGCTGGTGCTGGTGCACGGCGCGCGCCCGCAGATCAGCGACGAGATCACGCGCGCCGGCCTGGAAGCGCGCTATCACGGCAACCTGCGCATCACCGACCGGCCGACGCTGGACTGCGTCACGCGCGCGGTCGGCGCCCTGCGCACCGACATCGAGGCGCGGCTGTCGACCAGCCTGGCGAGCACGCCCATGGGTGGCGCGCGCCTGCGCACCGCCGGCGGCAACTGGGTGACCGCGCGGCCGGTGGGCGTGCGCGACGGCGTCGATCTCGAGCACACCGGCGAGGTGCGGCGGGTCGACGCCGCCACCATCTACGAGGCGCTGTCCGCGCGGCACGTGGTGCTGCTGTCGCCGATCGGCTACTCGCCCACCGGCGAGGTCTTCAACCTGCGCGCCGAGGATGTCGCCACCGCCACCGCCTGCGCGCTGGGTGCGGACAAGCTGGTCTTCGTCACCCCCGGCGAACCGCGCGCCTGGCCGCTGGCGGAGATCGCCGGCGACGCCGGCCAGATTCCGGCCAGCGAGGCCTCGGCCCTGCTCGCCGACAACTCGCGCCGGCTGGCGCCGCTGGATGCCGACTACATCCGCTCGGCCGTGACGGCCTGCGCGGCCGGCGTGGCGCGCGTCCATCTCATCGGCCACGCCGAGGACGGCGCCGTGCTGCGCGAGCTGTACACCCGCGACGGCGCCGGCCTGTTCGTGCACGCCGACGACGCCTACGAGACCACGCGCTCGGCCGGCATCGACGACATCGGCGGCATCCTCGGCCTGATCGCGCCGCTGGAGGCAGCCGGCGCACTGGTGCCGCGGTCGCGCGAGCAGCTGGAGCTGGAGATCGAGCACTTCGTCGTCACCACGCGCGACGGGCTGGTCATCGCCTGCGCGGCGCTGCTGCCGCTGGCCGGCGCGAAGGCCGCCGAGCTGGCCTGCGTGGCGGTGCATCCGGACTACCGCGGCGGCAAGCGCGCCGAGAGCCTGCTCGGCCATCTGGAGATGCGCGCCCGCCGCCAGGGCATCGCCGAGATCTTCGCCCTCACCACGCACACGCCGCACTGGTTCATCGAGCACGGCTTCCGCAAGACCACGCGCGACGAGCTGCCGGTGGCCCGGCGTGATCTCTACAACTACCAGCGCAATTCCCTGGTACTGGTCAAGACGCTTTCCTCATGA
- the bioA gene encoding adenosylmethionine--8-amino-7-oxononanoate transaminase, protein MSHSADDLVRRSLAHVWHPCTQMKDHEWLPLVPVERGEGAWLIGPDGKRYLDAVSSWWTNLFGHRHPHIVARMKEQLDTLDHAMLAGFTHPPVVELSERLAAITPGDLSRCMYTDNGSSAVEVALKMSHHYWALNGQPERTRFVALSGGYHGETLGALAVSSTGLYRDAYRPLLLEPLVVRAPDCGVMEPGGRAPGVSWEDHARRVFREMEATLERHHKEIAAVIVEPLIQCAGGMRMWPPIYLKLLREACDRYGVHLIADEIAVGFCRTGKLFACEWADIVPDFLCLSKGLTGGTLPLAVCMTSERIYEAFYDDYSTGKAFLHSHSYTGNPLTCTAALATLDILEQQDWPAHVRGLGQHLYGAVSELSRHPHVAEIRQQGFVLAIDLAADGPGRKPYPAGERRGLRVYQHGLEHGALLRPLGNTVYFMPPYVVTEEEIDWLAGVAIEGIERATAD, encoded by the coding sequence ATGAGTCATTCCGCGGACGATCTGGTACGCCGCTCGCTGGCGCACGTCTGGCATCCCTGCACGCAGATGAAGGATCACGAGTGGCTGCCGCTCGTGCCGGTGGAGCGCGGCGAGGGCGCCTGGCTCATCGGCCCCGACGGCAAGCGCTACCTCGACGCGGTGAGCTCGTGGTGGACCAACCTGTTCGGGCACCGCCACCCGCACATCGTGGCGCGCATGAAGGAACAGCTCGACACGCTGGACCACGCCATGCTCGCCGGCTTCACGCATCCGCCGGTGGTGGAGCTGTCCGAACGGCTGGCCGCGATCACGCCCGGCGACCTGTCGCGCTGCATGTATACCGACAACGGATCGAGCGCGGTCGAGGTCGCGCTCAAGATGTCGCATCACTACTGGGCGCTCAACGGCCAGCCGGAACGCACGCGCTTCGTCGCGCTGTCCGGCGGCTATCACGGCGAGACCCTGGGCGCGCTGGCGGTGAGCAGCACCGGCCTGTACCGCGATGCCTACCGCCCGCTGCTGCTGGAGCCGCTGGTGGTGCGCGCCCCCGACTGCGGCGTCATGGAGCCCGGCGGCCGCGCCCCCGGCGTGTCCTGGGAGGACCACGCCCGCCGCGTATTCCGCGAGATGGAAGCCACGCTGGAGCGCCACCACAAGGAGATCGCGGCGGTCATCGTCGAGCCGCTGATCCAGTGCGCCGGCGGCATGCGCATGTGGCCGCCGATCTATCTCAAGCTGCTGCGCGAAGCCTGCGACCGCTACGGCGTCCACCTGATCGCCGACGAGATCGCGGTGGGCTTCTGCCGCACCGGCAAGCTCTTCGCGTGCGAATGGGCCGATATCGTGCCCGACTTCCTGTGCCTGTCGAAGGGCCTCACCGGCGGCACCCTGCCGCTGGCGGTGTGCATGACCAGCGAGCGCATCTACGAGGCCTTCTACGACGATTACAGCACCGGCAAGGCCTTCCTGCATTCACACAGCTACACCGGCAACCCGCTGACCTGCACGGCCGCGCTGGCCACCCTCGACATCCTCGAGCAGCAGGACTGGCCCGCGCACGTCCGCGGACTCGGACAACACCTCTACGGCGCCGTCTCCGAGCTGTCGCGCCACCCCCACGTCGCCGAGATCCGCCAGCAGGGCTTCGTGCTGGCCATCGACCTCGCCGCCGACGGCCCCGGCCGCAAGCCCTACCCCGCCGGCGAGCGCCGCGGCCTGCGCGTCTACCAGCACGGCCTCGAGCACGGCGCGCTGCTGCGGCCGCTGGGCAACACCGTCTACTTCATGCCGCCGTATGTCGTGACCGAGGAAGAGATCGACTGGCTGGCGGGCGTGGCGATCGAGGGGATCGAGCGGGCTACGGCTGATTAG
- a CDS encoding CsgG/HfaB family protein → MSRPRSSRIAFAPLLAAAIAVSGCATQTIELTQTGREAIATLRALPSEARPRVVVAPLRDNTRTGQFSALEAGLVTGEHQATSADFLAGVHDLLVTGLLNTGAFTVLARDDLDELTRERILRAEQGEAVTAENSLEGADLVIAAAISSFEPAGGAALPVPVPVGDDSFTLIWLRRGTSSLSMDLRVLDVATGRVVHANAVRGKASRFSVDVDAFIELGGSYLALPGVLSYLNKTPLHAAILEMVTLAVSEVGDAAESGVGTEAVAAD, encoded by the coding sequence TTGTCGAGACCAAGGTCTAGCCGGATCGCGTTCGCGCCGCTGCTGGCAGCCGCCATCGCGGTCTCGGGCTGCGCGACGCAGACCATCGAGCTCACCCAGACCGGTCGCGAGGCCATCGCCACGCTGCGCGCGCTGCCATCGGAAGCGCGCCCGCGCGTCGTGGTGGCGCCGCTGCGCGACAACACCCGTACCGGCCAGTTCTCGGCGCTGGAAGCCGGTCTCGTCACCGGTGAGCATCAGGCCACCAGTGCCGACTTCCTGGCCGGCGTGCACGATCTGCTGGTCACCGGCCTGCTCAACACCGGCGCGTTCACGGTGCTGGCGCGCGACGATCTGGACGAGCTGACCCGCGAGCGCATCCTGCGCGCCGAGCAGGGCGAGGCGGTGACCGCGGAGAACAGCCTCGAGGGCGCCGATCTCGTGATCGCGGCCGCGATCTCGTCCTTCGAGCCCGCAGGCGGCGCCGCGCTACCGGTCCCGGTGCCGGTGGGCGACGACAGCTTCACGCTGATATGGCTGCGCCGCGGCACCTCGTCGCTGTCGATGGACCTGCGCGTGCTCGACGTCGCCACCGGTCGAGTGGTCCACGCCAACGCCGTGCGCGGCAAGGCCAGCCGCTTCTCGGTGGATGTCGACGCCTTCATCGAGCTCGGCGGCAGCTACCTGGCGCTGCCGGGCGTGCTGAGCTATCTCAACAAGACACCGCTGCACGCGGCGATCCTCGAGATGGTGACCCTGGCCGTGAGCGAGGTCGGGGATGCGGCCGAGTCCGGGGTGGGGACCGAGGCGGTGGCTGCTGATTAG
- a CDS encoding CsgG/HfaB family protein, with translation MMQRLTLFPIVLAAALVAGCAGSSAKVVSSSGTAPTISQAQQEPVDGEKRRIAVSRFDMRTGPDVGLALADFLTDALFNSGRFIVLERARLDEVRAEQALQSSAEFRADTAAPVGQFEGAELLIRGAVVAFEPDCKGVSVLLAGSGTACITMNLRIIDVTSGRIVNATTVEATSRSNQLGIFFARGDLPIGLGTYNKTPMETALRNAIDAAVRHIVETKV, from the coding sequence ATGATGCAACGACTGACCCTGTTCCCGATTGTTCTCGCTGCCGCGCTTGTCGCCGGCTGCGCCGGTTCCTCCGCCAAGGTCGTCAGCAGCTCGGGGACTGCGCCGACCATCAGCCAGGCCCAGCAGGAGCCGGTCGACGGCGAGAAGCGCCGCATCGCGGTCAGCCGCTTCGACATGCGCACCGGCCCCGATGTCGGCCTGGCGCTGGCCGATTTCCTGACCGACGCGCTGTTCAACAGCGGCCGCTTCATCGTGCTGGAGCGTGCACGGCTCGACGAGGTGCGGGCCGAGCAGGCGCTGCAGTCCTCCGCCGAGTTCCGCGCCGACACCGCCGCGCCGGTGGGGCAGTTCGAGGGCGCCGAGCTGCTCATCCGCGGTGCGGTGGTCGCCTTCGAGCCCGACTGCAAGGGCGTGTCGGTGCTGCTGGCGGGATCGGGCACGGCGTGCATCACCATGAATCTGCGCATCATCGACGTCACCAGTGGCCGCATCGTCAACGCCACCACGGTGGAGGCAACCTCGCGTTCCAATCAGCTCGGCATCTTCTTCGCGCGCGGCGACCTCCCCATCGGCCTCGGCACCTACAACAAGACGCCGATGGAGACGGCGCTGCGCAATGCCATCGACGCGGCCGTGCGCCACATTGTCGAGACCAAGGTCTAG
- a CDS encoding 16S rRNA (uracil(1498)-N(3))-methyltransferase translates to MTHRIFLPEALAEACTVALRGSAFTHAVRVLRLREGDPLCVFNGDGSEYAARITAATRDQAEILLESRHHPATESPLPTTLLQAVGKGERMDWALQKATELGVTRIRPVTTRRCNVRIDDRRWQKKVNHWRGVIVSACEQSGRVVVPELLPVCDLGAALAECDAALRLMLAFDGDGDGALPAAAPDGVALLVGPEGGLDEAEIASARRAGFTGWRLGQRVLRTETAPVAALALLQQRYGDLG, encoded by the coding sequence GTGACGCACCGCATATTCCTGCCCGAAGCGCTCGCCGAGGCGTGCACCGTCGCCCTGCGCGGCAGCGCCTTCACGCATGCCGTGCGCGTGCTGCGACTGCGCGAGGGCGATCCGCTCTGCGTGTTCAACGGCGACGGCAGCGAGTACGCGGCACGCATCACGGCGGCGACACGCGATCAGGCCGAGATCCTGCTGGAGAGCCGGCACCACCCCGCCACCGAATCGCCACTGCCGACCACGCTGCTGCAGGCCGTGGGCAAGGGCGAACGCATGGACTGGGCCCTGCAGAAGGCGACCGAGCTGGGGGTGACCCGCATCCGACCGGTGACGACGCGACGCTGCAACGTGCGCATCGACGACCGGCGCTGGCAGAAGAAGGTCAATCACTGGCGCGGCGTCATCGTGTCCGCGTGCGAGCAATCGGGCCGCGTGGTGGTGCCGGAGCTGCTGCCGGTGTGCGACCTCGGTGCCGCGCTCGCCGAATGCGACGCGGCGCTGCGTCTGATGCTGGCCTTCGACGGTGATGGCGACGGCGCGCTGCCGGCCGCGGCGCCGGACGGCGTGGCGCTGCTGGTCGGCCCGGAGGGCGGCCTTGACGAGGCGGAGATCGCGAGCGCACGCCGCGCCGGATTCACCGGCTGGCGCCTGGGCCAACGCGTGCTGCGCACCGAGACCGCGCCGGTGGCGGCGCTGGCGCTGCTGCAGCAACGCTACGGCGACCTGGGATAG
- a CDS encoding alpha/beta hydrolase, with amino-acid sequence MRASRLLAMALAALLAAGCARHVNAPAETMPMPETRFRVENGVRVTPDGAEPALFADIYTPVTLGPYPTIVIVPAGRWETGRARDMRFVAEFLAQRGFAAVAVEHRPASRGGLEAQLGDLLGALRWINRHARAHRLDMQRVGLLGFESGGHLATLLALSQSSALPLPGLARDPALPSVRAVVAGGAPMDLAAMADGADVSRLMGAADAEALRRASPLHRVHAQAPPFFLFHGTTDGYVPVAQAEAMVTRLERHGVPVQLYRMSLRGHTTTYLTVSGALQAGARFLWRHVAEPGQQAAYPRSP; translated from the coding sequence ATGCGCGCTTCCCGGCTGCTCGCGATGGCGCTGGCCGCCCTGCTCGCCGCGGGCTGTGCCCGGCACGTCAACGCGCCGGCCGAGACCATGCCGATGCCGGAGACGCGCTTCCGCGTCGAGAACGGCGTGCGCGTCACGCCCGACGGCGCCGAGCCGGCATTGTTCGCCGACATCTACACGCCCGTGACGCTGGGGCCGTACCCGACCATCGTGATCGTCCCGGCCGGCCGCTGGGAGACCGGTCGCGCGCGCGACATGCGCTTCGTCGCCGAGTTCCTCGCCCAGCGGGGCTTCGCCGCGGTGGCGGTCGAGCACCGGCCGGCATCGCGCGGGGGGCTCGAAGCGCAGCTCGGGGATCTGCTCGGCGCGCTGCGCTGGATCAACCGCCACGCACGCGCGCACCGCCTCGACATGCAGCGCGTCGGCCTCTTGGGCTTCGAGTCCGGCGGGCATCTCGCCACTCTGCTGGCGCTGTCGCAGAGCTCGGCGCTGCCGCTGCCCGGGCTCGCGCGCGATCCGGCGCTGCCGTCCGTTCGCGCGGTCGTCGCGGGCGGGGCGCCGATGGATCTCGCGGCCATGGCCGACGGTGCCGATGTGTCCCGGTTGATGGGTGCCGCCGACGCCGAGGCGCTGCGCCGTGCGTCACCGCTGCACCGCGTGCATGCGCAGGCGCCACCGTTCTTCCTGTTCCACGGCACCACCGACGGCTACGTGCCGGTGGCACAGGCCGAGGCGATGGTGACGCGGCTGGAGCGGCACGGCGTACCGGTGCAGCTCTACCGGATGTCGCTGCGCGGGCACACCACCACCTATCTCACCGTCAGCGGAGCGCTCCAGGCCGGGGCGCGCTTCCTCTGGCGCCACGTCGCGGAGCCCGGGCAGCAGGCAGCCTATCCCAGGTCGCCGTAG
- the ubiA gene encoding 4-hydroxybenzoate octaprenyltransferase codes for MSDSGAPGARLRAYVELTRLHKPVGIWLLMWPVGWSLWIAAGGVPPLDLLVIFAAGTVLMRSAGCVINDFADRRIDPYVARTASRPLAAGRVSVTEALALFAGLCLVAFLLVLQTNVPTVLLAVPAVVVAASYPFAKRFHHLPQAHLGVAFAFGVPMAQTAVAGPVDWTLCGLLTAATIVWALIYDTYYAMSDREEDLQIGVRSSAILFGRADRRITALLRAVLLALLIAAGLRAGLHWPYYAGLAAAMLLAVRHQRMIHRRDPGRCLQAFLESHWFGFLVLLGIVADYALFTR; via the coding sequence ATGTCTGATTCCGGAGCCCCGGGTGCGCGTCTGCGCGCCTACGTCGAGCTGACGCGCCTGCACAAGCCGGTCGGCATCTGGCTGCTGATGTGGCCGGTGGGCTGGTCGCTGTGGATCGCGGCCGGCGGCGTGCCACCGCTGGATCTGCTGGTCATCTTCGCCGCCGGAACGGTGCTCATGCGTTCCGCCGGCTGTGTCATCAACGACTTCGCCGACCGCCGCATCGATCCCTACGTGGCGCGGACCGCATCGCGGCCGCTGGCGGCCGGCCGGGTGAGCGTGACCGAGGCGCTGGCGCTGTTCGCCGGGCTGTGCCTGGTCGCCTTCCTGCTGGTGCTGCAGACCAACGTGCCGACGGTGCTGCTGGCGGTGCCGGCGGTCGTGGTGGCGGCGAGCTATCCCTTCGCCAAGCGCTTCCACCATCTGCCGCAGGCGCATCTCGGCGTCGCCTTCGCCTTCGGCGTGCCGATGGCGCAGACCGCCGTCGCCGGTCCCGTGGACTGGACGCTGTGCGGCCTGCTCACCGCCGCCACCATCGTGTGGGCGCTGATCTACGACACCTACTACGCGATGTCGGATCGCGAGGAGGATCTGCAGATCGGCGTGCGGTCGAGCGCCATTCTCTTCGGTCGCGCCGACCGGCGCATCACCGCGCTGCTGCGTGCCGTCCTGCTGGCGCTGCTGATCGCGGCCGGTCTGCGTGCCGGTCTGCACTGGCCGTACTACGCCGGTCTGGCAGCAGCGATGCTGCTCGCCGTCCGCCACCAGCGGATGATCCACCGGCGCGACCCCGGTCGCTGCCTGCAGGCCTTCCTCGAAAGCCACTGGTTCGGGTTCCTGGTGCTGCTCGGCATCGTCGCCGACTACGCGCTGTTCACGCGCTGA
- the recG gene encoding ATP-dependent DNA helicase RecG — protein MAEVRLDQPVAALRGVGAALAGKLAGLGIERVLDLLLHLPLRYEDRSRCQRVATLRHNESAQMALRVLETDTRNAPRRQLRVFCEDADGAPFLLRFFHFRNAQAQGFVAGAGIRVWGVARMGPGGWEMVHPEYRAFPDIAQVRPEGGVRPVYPLAAGLTQARLRGLVTDALSRAGGDPALGAGEVAALSPPTALDALRIVHQPPDADSAAALMAESHPARRRLIREELLAHQLSQRIVKRRMRSLDAPALDGIDDARDALEGQLGFAMTGAQRRVIGEIGADMARTRPMLRLLQGDVGSGKTVVAASAMLAAVRAGWQAAMMAPTELLAEQHARTLGDWLAPLGVSVVLLTGRLRKREREERRRAIAGHEVQIAVGTHAVFQDDTRFARLGLVIVDEQHRFGVRQRLALRDKGPDGLRPHQLVMTATPIPRTLAQTAYADLDLSVIDELPPGRTPVVTAAVANGRRDEVIERLRTAVAAGRQAYWVCTLIEDSEQLAAQAAEEAAGLLEAALPGVRIGLAHGRLSAADKQRVMREFKESQLQVLVATTVIEVGVDVPNASIMVIENAERLGLSQLHQLRGRVGRGHTESQCLLMYQPPLGESAGERLDVMRRTHSGFEIAEKDLALRGPGELLGRRQTGVVALKIADPVRDAEELPELADIAERLLDDSAERERVHALVARWVGDVQRYGHV, from the coding sequence GTGGCGGAGGTCCGGCTCGACCAGCCCGTCGCGGCGCTGCGCGGCGTGGGCGCCGCGCTGGCGGGCAAGCTCGCGGGGCTCGGCATCGAGCGGGTGCTGGATCTGCTGCTGCACCTGCCGCTGCGCTACGAGGATCGCAGCCGTTGCCAGCGGGTAGCCACGCTGCGCCACAACGAGTCGGCACAGATGGCGCTGCGCGTGCTCGAGACCGACACCCGCAACGCGCCGCGCCGCCAGCTCCGCGTGTTCTGCGAGGACGCCGACGGCGCGCCCTTCCTGCTGCGCTTCTTCCACTTCCGCAACGCCCAGGCGCAGGGCTTCGTCGCGGGCGCGGGCATCAGGGTCTGGGGCGTGGCGCGCATGGGGCCCGGCGGCTGGGAGATGGTGCACCCCGAGTACCGCGCCTTTCCGGACATCGCGCAGGTCCGGCCCGAGGGCGGCGTCCGGCCGGTCTATCCGCTGGCGGCCGGGCTGACCCAGGCGCGCCTGCGCGGTCTGGTCACCGATGCGCTGTCCCGTGCCGGCGGGGATCCGGCGCTCGGTGCGGGCGAGGTTGCCGCGCTGTCCCCGCCGACCGCGCTCGACGCGCTGCGCATCGTGCACCAGCCGCCCGATGCCGACAGCGCCGCCGCGTTGATGGCGGAGTCCCACCCGGCGCGCCGGCGCCTGATCCGCGAGGAGCTGCTCGCCCATCAGCTCAGTCAGCGCATCGTCAAGCGCCGCATGCGCAGTCTCGACGCCCCCGCCCTCGACGGCATCGATGACGCCCGCGATGCCCTGGAGGGGCAGCTCGGCTTCGCCATGACCGGTGCGCAGCGGCGCGTCATCGGCGAGATCGGTGCCGACATGGCGCGCACCCGGCCCATGCTGCGCCTGCTGCAGGGCGACGTCGGGTCGGGCAAGACCGTGGTCGCGGCCAGCGCCATGCTGGCGGCGGTGCGCGCGGGCTGGCAGGCGGCGATGATGGCGCCCACCGAGCTGCTCGCCGAGCAGCACGCGCGCACGCTGGGCGACTGGCTGGCGCCGCTGGGCGTCTCCGTGGTGCTGCTGACCGGCCGTCTGCGCAAGCGCGAGCGCGAGGAGCGCCGTCGCGCGATAGCCGGGCACGAGGTACAGATCGCGGTCGGCACGCACGCGGTATTCCAGGATGACACGCGCTTCGCACGGCTCGGCCTGGTGATCGTCGACGAGCAGCATCGCTTCGGTGTCCGCCAGCGACTGGCGCTGCGCGACAAGGGCCCGGACGGCCTGCGTCCGCACCAGCTGGTGATGACCGCCACACCGATCCCGCGCACGCTGGCGCAGACCGCCTATGCCGATCTCGACCTGTCGGTGATCGACGAGCTGCCGCCCGGCCGCACGCCGGTGGTCACCGCGGCCGTGGCCAACGGGCGCCGCGACGAGGTCATCGAGCGCCTGCGCACCGCCGTCGCGGCCGGTCGTCAGGCCTACTGGGTTTGCACGCTCATCGAGGACAGCGAGCAGCTCGCCGCGCAGGCGGCCGAGGAGGCCGCCGGGCTGCTCGAGGCGGCGCTGCCCGGCGTGCGCATCGGCCTCGCCCATGGTCGCCTGAGCGCCGCCGACAAGCAGCGCGTCATGCGCGAGTTCAAGGAGAGCCAGCTGCAGGTGCTGGTCGCGACCACCGTCATCGAGGTCGGCGTCGACGTGCCCAATGCCTCGATCATGGTCATCGAGAACGCCGAACGACTCGGCCTGTCGCAGCTCCACCAGTTGCGCGGCCGGGTCGGCCGCGGCCATACCGAGAGCCAGTGCCTGCTGATGTACCAGCCGCCGCTGGGCGAGTCCGCGGGCGAGCGCCTCGATGTCATGCGGCGCACCCACTCGGGTTTCGAGATCGCCGAGAAGGATCTGGCGCTGCGCGGCCCGGGGGAGCTGCTGGGGCGGCGCCAGACCGGCGTGGTCGCGCTCAAGATCGCCGACCCGGTGCGCGATGCCGAGGAACTGCCCGAGCTGGCCGACATCGCCGAGCGTCTGCTCGACGACTCCGCCGAACGCGAGCGCGTCCATGCGCTCGTGGCGCGCTGGGTGGGTGACGTGCAACGCTACGGCCATGTCTGA
- a CDS encoding Rid family detoxifying hydrolase → MSAQGKRETIHTDNAPQAIGSYSQAVRCGSTVYLSGQIPLDPATMELDNAGIDDEIRRVFRNLLAVVAAAGGSAAQVAKLNLYLTDLGHFQRVNEIMAEFFAEPYPARAAVGVAALPKGARFEAEGVLVLDD, encoded by the coding sequence ATGAGCGCCCAGGGCAAGCGCGAGACCATCCATACCGACAACGCGCCGCAGGCAATCGGCAGCTACTCGCAGGCCGTGCGCTGCGGCTCGACGGTCTACCTGTCCGGGCAGATCCCGCTCGACCCGGCGACCATGGAACTGGACAACGCCGGCATCGACGACGAGATCCGCCGCGTCTTCCGCAACCTGCTGGCGGTGGTTGCCGCAGCCGGCGGGTCGGCGGCCCAGGTCGCCAAGCTCAATCTCTACCTCACCGATCTCGGGCACTTCCAGCGGGTCAACGAGATCATGGCCGAGTTCTTTGCCGAGCCCTATCCGGCACGCGCGGCGGTCGGCGTGGCGGCGCTGCCCAAGGGGGCGCGCTTCGAGGCCGAGGGCGTTCTGGTGCTGGACGACTGA